One stretch of Rhinolophus ferrumequinum isolate MPI-CBG mRhiFer1 chromosome 5, mRhiFer1_v1.p, whole genome shotgun sequence DNA includes these proteins:
- the GAK gene encoding cyclin-G-associated kinase isoform X3 — protein MYRTPEIVDLYSNFPISEKQDIWALGCILYLLCFRQHPFEDGAKLRIVNGKYSIPPDDTRYCVFHDLIRATLQVNPEERLSITELVNQLQEIAAARNVNPKSPVTELLEQNGGYGNAAPPPPGGPTSSGCRAGLVVAEYDQPYGGLLDILRGGTGRLLTNIKDTSSKVIQSVASYAKGDLDISYITSRIAVMSFPAEGVESAIKNNIEDVRLFLDSKHPGHYAVYNLSPRSYRHSKFHNRVSECGWAVRRAPNLHSLYSICRNMHAWLRQDHKNVCVVHCMDGRAASAVAVCSFLCFCRLFRTAEAAVYMFSMKRCPPGIWPSHKRYIEYMCDMVAEEPITPHSKPVLVRAVVMTPVPLFNKQKSGCRPFCEVYVGDERVTTTSQEYDKMRDFKIEDGKAVIPLGTTVQGDVLIAIYHARSTLGGRLQAKMASMKMFQVQFHTGFVPRNATTVKFAKYDLDACDIQEKYPDLFQVNLEVEVEPRDRPSREAPPWESTGMRGLNPKILFSSRDEQQDILSKFGKPELPRQPGSTAQYDAEMGSPDVEPTESESPQSSSVDTSHFLHTLDWHEEKDSEMGLERNLAKETPAALAEDGGDSEPSDEDVAEFSAESRDTADEDTPGAEVRAQDQELLLDGDTPAAPQEPTLPEDGVDLLGLHSEAGPAPPPQASGAPPSNADLLSCLLGPPEAAPEGCPGDLLGSEGPLLFTSPAPPPSARSTPHEGPTVAADPFDPLLVTCDPDAPPCSRPHLLGEFLNSDSPAAPSASFPSTHSAPPPACSTDFLQLGDVLAESSKMTASASHPDLLGGWDTWAEAPAPTPAPEGPFLAPGGQPAPPGPPASQTKSQSLDPFADLGDLSSSLQGSPGGFAPGGFGPKTAPPPKGSGSWQTSRPPAPGPPRPPQAKPPLKACAQPRPSYATNFSVIGGREERGVRAPSFAQKPRVSETDFEDLLCNHGFSSKADRKGPRTIAEMRRQEQARDTDPLKLKLLDWTEGKERNIRALLSTLHTVLWDGESRWTPVGMADLVTPGQVKKQYRRAVLVVHPDKAAGQPYEQQARMIFMELSDAWAEFESQGSRPLY, from the exons ATGTATAGGACACCGGAAATAGTGGACTTGTACTCGAACTTCCCAATCAGCGAGAAGCAGGACATCTGG GCCCTGGGCTGCATCTTGTACCTGCTGTGCTTCCGGCAGCACCCTTTTGAGGATGGGGCGAAGCTGCGAATAGTGAACGGGAAGTACTCTATCCCGCCTGACGACACTCGCTACTGTGTGTTCCACGACCTCATCC GCGCCACGCTGCAGGTGAACCCGGAGGAGCGGCTGTCCATCACGGAGCTGGTGAACCAGCTGCAGGAGATTGCGGCTGCCAGGAACGTGAACCCCAAGTCGCCCGTCACCGAG CTTCTGGAGCAGAATGGAGGTTATGGGAAtgccgccccgcccccgcccgggGGCCCCACGAGCAGCGGCTGCCGTGCAG GCTTGGTGGTTGCCGAGTACGACCAGCCCTACGGCGGGCTGCTGGACATCCTGCGCGGGGGCACCGGGCGCCTGCTCACAAACATCAAGGACACGTCCTCGAAGGTTATCCAGTCTGTTGCCAG TTATGCAAAGGGAGATTTGGACATATCTTACATCACATCCCGAATTGCAG TGATGTCGTTCCCAGCAGAAGGTGTGGAGTCAGCTATCAAAAATAACATAGAAGACGTGCGGTTGTTTCTGGATTCCAAGCACCCGGGCCATTACGCGGTCTACAACCTGTCCCCGCGATCGTATCGGCACTCCAAATTTCACAACCGG GTCTCCGAATGCGGCTGGGCAGTCAGGCGGGCCCCAAACCTTCATAGCCTGTACAGCATTTGCAGGAACATGCACGCATGGCTCCGGCAGGACCACAAGAACGTGTGCGTGGTGCACTGCATG GACGGGCGAGCAGCGTCCGCCGTGGCTGTCTGCTCGTTCCTGTGCTTCTGCCGGCTCTTCCGCACCGCCGAGGCCGCTGTGTACATGTTCAGCATGAAGCGCTGCCCACCGGGCATCTGGCCATCCCACAAAAG GTACATCGAGTACATGTGTGACATGGTGGCAGAGGAGCCCATCACGCCCCACAGCAAGCCCGTCCTGGTGCGGGCTGTCGTCATGACGCCTGTGCCCCTGTTCAACAAGCAGAAGAGCGGCTGCAGGCCCTTCTGTGAGGTCTACGTGGGGGACGAGCGTGTGACCACCACCTCCCAGGAGTACGACAAGATGCG CGATTTTAAAATCGAGGATGGCAAAGCAGTCATTCCCCTGGGCACAACTGTCCAAGGGGACGTGCTCATTGCAATCTACCATGCGAGGTCCACCCTGGGTGGACGGCTGCAGGCCAAG ATGGCGTCCATGAAGATGTTTCAGGTCCAGTTCCACACGGGATTCGTGCCTCGGAACGCCACTACTGTGAAGTTTGCCAA GTATGACCTGGACGCGTGTGACATTCAGGAGAAATACCCAGATTTATTCCAAGTGAACCTGGAAGTGGAAGTGGAGCCCAGAGACAGACCCAGCCGGGAGGCTCCGCCCTGGGAGAGCACGGGCATGAGGGGGCTGAACCCTAAAATCCTCTTTTCCAGCCGGGACGAGCAGCAAGACATTCTGTCCAAGTTTG GGAAGCCGGAGctccccaggcagcctggctccaccGCTCAGTACGATGCTGAGATGGGATCCCCAGATGTGGAGCCCACCGAGTCAGAGTCACCGCAGAGCAGCAGCGTGGACACCAGCCACTTCCTGCACACGCTGGACTGGCATG AGGAGAAAGACTCCGAGATGGGCCTAGAAAGGAACTTGGCCAAGGAGACTCCAGCTGCCCTGGCAGAGGACGGAGGGGACAGTGAGCCATCTGACGAGGATGTGGCAGAGTTCTCTGCTGAGAGCAGGGACACGGCTGACGAGGACACACCGGGCGCAGAAGTGAGAGCACAAGACCAAGAGCTGCTTTTGGATGGGGACACACCAGCCGCCCCTCAGGAGCCCACGCTGCCTGAGGATGGCGTCGACCTCTTGGGGCTGCACTCCGAAGCAGGGCCAGCGCCCCCCCCGCAGGCCTCCGGGGCCCCCCCTAGCAACGCCGACCTGCTCAGCTGCCTCCTGGGGCCCCCCGAGGCTGCCCCAGAGGGCTGCCCAGGCGATCTCCTGGGCAGCGAGGGCCCCCTGCTCTTCAcaagcccagccccacccccgaGTGCACGGAGCACGCCTCACGAAGGGCCCACTGTGGCGG CTGACCCGTTTGACCCTCTCCTGGTGACGTGTGACCCAGACGCCCCGCCCTGCTCCAGGCCCCACCTCCTTGGCGAATTCCTTAATTCAGATTCTCCAGCTGCCCCTTCCGCATCCTTCCCCTCCACACACAGTGCCCCACCCCCGGCCTGCAGCACAGACTTCCTACAGCTGG GGGATGTACTAGCAGAGTCCAGCAAGATGACCGCGTCAGCCAGCCACCCAGACCTGCTTGGCGGGTGGGACACCTGGGCGGAAGCGCCGGCCCCCACACCAGCCCCGGAAG GCCCCTTCCTCGCTCCTGGAGGCCAGCCGGCCCCTCCCGGCCCCCCGGCCAGCCAGACCAAGTCTCAGAGCCTGGACCCGTTTGCAGACCTCGGCGACCTCAGTTCCAGCCTCCAAG GCTCACCCGGTGGATTTGCTCCTGGGGGCTTTGGTCCCAAAACGGCCCCCCCACCTAAGGGCAGTGGCTCCTGGCAGACAAGTCGCCCCCCAGCCCCGGGCCCCCCACGGCCCCCCCAGGCCAAGCCTCCCCTCAAGGCCTGCGCCCAGCCAAGGCCAAGCTACGCTACAAACTTCAGTGTGATCGGTGGCCGAGAGGAGAGGGGTGTCCGTGCCCCCAGCTTCG CGCAAAAGCCGCGGGTGTCCGAGACCGACTTTGAGGACCTCCTCTGCAATCACGGCTTCTCCTCCAAGGCCGACAGGAAGGGGCCGAGGACCATCGCCGAGATGAGGCGGCAGGAGCAGGCGAGGGACACGGACCCGCTCAAGCTGAAG CTCCTGGACTGGACCGAGGGCAAGGAAAGGAACATTCGTGCCCTGCTGTCCACGCTGCACACTGTGCTGTGGGATGGCGAGAGCCGCTGGACACCCGTGGGCATGGCCGACCTGGTGACGCCCGGGCAAGTCAAGAAGCAGTACCGCCGGGCGGTGCTGGTGGTGCACCCAGACAAG GCGGCTGGGCAGCCCTATGAGCAGCAGGCCAGGATGATCTTCATGGAGCTGAGCGACGCTTGGGCCGAGTTCGAGAGCCAGGGCTCCCGTCCCCTCTATTGA